The Setaria viridis chromosome 2, Setaria_viridis_v4.0, whole genome shotgun sequence DNA window AACTAACTCAACGACAACTAGCAATCTTCCATCTTTGTTTGAGTTTGACACACGATTTTTATTTTCCATTGCATATCCTTCTCTAACTGTAACGAGGTCAACACCTGTGAAATCATGGTCCCGCAAGAACAAGATTTCTGAGAAACGATCACGGATTCTTTCATCCTCGCAAACATGAGCAACAAGGGTGGTCTTGCCGACTTTACCGGGGCCAACGATCGGCAGGATCTCCAATTCTTTAGAACCATGAGGTTGTGTGTGCAAGAGGAAGTTTATGACAAATTCAGTTTCCATCTGACGGCCAAACATGCAGTTGCCCAGCAGGAGATGCATGCTATAAGGTTGGCGGTACCGGCGAGGATAGCTTGCCAAGAACACGACTAGCTCTTCCACACAAAGAATCATGGAGCTTAAATCATCAAGAGAGTTGTTTAGCTGTGTCAAAATCTCCAGGTTTCTACTGGACGAACACAAACCTTGTAGAGAATTTACTTTGGATAGAGACAAAGAGTGACTCAAAACCTGACCTTTAGCCTCCTCTTCGCTGTGAACTTGGTATCTGAAGGTGTCGAGGGTGTAACAGCCTCGGTACATGGCGTCTCTGAGCATATCCAGCTGCTGGAGGACAGATTGGTTTGTGATCTGGCGTCCCATGGCTTCATCAACGATGACGTGTGCCCGGAGTAGGATCATATGGAGGCGATCCTCCACGTCCAGTTCCTTCGGCTTGAAGATTTTTTTGATGAAGAAATCTATTGATCTAGTTGTCAGCTCTCCCAGAACTGCAGAAAGGAGAATGTCCATTTGGGGACTCTCTGGAAGAGAAATGCAAGAGGTGGATGTGAGAATGAACAGCGCTTCTGGAGTGGCACGATATATCTCTGAATTGAGTAACTGACTCTGGAAATGCAAGAGAGATTAACTGCAGAAATCCATTTATACTAAAGGTTTGACCTTTCAAACTTCTTTTGTCTTCGCCTGGTTGTTCTGATTGGCTTTTCCTCTCCCACGTGGTCATGAAATACTGCCAGTACCACCTCAGCTCTTGAATCTGGAGCCTATGCTTAGTGAGCCATCACCATCATTAGTTCCTTAGTTTCCTCCCTTTTTCCTATCTTGATCAAATTGAGGAGAGACTTGATCAAACACGACTTCAGTTTTCACATGATGAAAAGCCCATTTTCCTCCCTTCTCCATTGCACTACCAACTCATGCGGAGTCCAGCTTCCAGCCTGCAATGTGGTATTTTCCTGAAGAAGAAACAGTCCCCAAatggatatttttttttctttctgcagtCCTGGCTTACTATAGACAAACAGCACCGGACGTGGAGGATCGCCTTCACAATATCTGGTCTTTCTCCAAAGAGGAGGACAAAAGTCAGGTTATCAGTTTCTCTGAAGAGTAAAACACGTAGTAGAGAATTTGGAACCAGTGTGAAAGATGATTGGCGTTTTAAGATGAATGGTCCTTGGCGTGGAAGAGCTAACCATGCCCATGATGACGCCTAGACTGCAAGAGCACGTTTTGTTGCTCATGTTTGCAAGGATGAAAGGGTCCATGATCATTTTGGAACAATTGATTATGTTCTTTGTGTGACCTTGGCTTTGCAGATGGTGAGCTAGCATTCAGAGAAGGATGTTCCATGAAACATCAAACTCGTGTATCAAATCGCTTTGCTCTGTTTTCATCTGTACGCTTGGCTACTTGCATGAAAGCATTGGGATTTTGTTGACCACCTCTCATCTGATGAGAATGTAATTTGATCGATTTCTTTTCCATAGTCAGCAGCAGAGAAAATAGTAAATCACACTTGTTTAAATTTCATCTGAAGATGCTGCTCGCCGTCAGTTTAAATTTCACTGCAAGGATCTCAATGCATTTCATATGCTATAAAAGCCTCATCAGATTGCTTGATTTCTTTTTCTACTGTCCAAGAACTTCAGTTTCAAACACACCTTGAAATCTCAAATACTCCTACCTCTGTACAGTAGCAGCGGAGCTACTTGTTTTGCCATCAGATACAGAGTTACAGAGATGACTGTCTCCATCAGATACACATACACACTTGGTCTTCATTTTTCCTTGACTAAACCTCTCACAAGTGGTCGACTGTCGTCATCTCTGGATGGATCTTATTGCCCGACGCTGAGGTCGGTGATGAAGCCGACGAGCCGCTCCAAGTGtgacgccgacgagccacctGGGGCGACGTCCACCCTGAGCTGCCGCGCCAtgtcctgcgccgccgccctgaTCTCGGGGTCATCCATGGCCTCCCTGACCATCCTCgccacgacgccgccgtcgagcaCGTCCTTCATGTCGAGCCCCGTCTTCCACACTGCCCCCACGAAGCGGCTGACCGTCTGCTGGTCGGCGAAGTAGGGCCAGCACACCGTCGGCATgccctcggcggcggcctccaGCAACGAGTTCCACCCGGCTTGCGTCACGAAGCACCCCAACGCCCGGTGCCGCAGCGCGCGGTGCACGTCACGGTGTGCCGCCCACTCCACCACCAGCACCttctcgccggccgccgccgccgcctcccggacGACCGACTCGTGCCCGACGCCGCAGTCAG harbors:
- the LOC117846500 gene encoding putative disease resistance RPP13-like protein 1, with protein sequence MDILLSAVLGELTTRSIDFFIKKIFKPKELDVEDRLHMILLRAHVIVDEAMGRQITNQSVLQQLDMLRDAMYRGCYTLDTFRYQVHSEEEAKGQVLSHSLSLSKVNSLQGLCSSSRNLEILTQLNNSLDDLSSMILCVEELVVFLASYPRRYRQPYSMHLLLGNCMFGRQMETEFVINFLLHTQPHGSKELEILPIVGPGKVGKTTLVAHVCEDERIRDRFSEILFLRDHDFTGVDLVTVREGYAMENKNRVSNSNKDGRLLVVVELVGDLNEDAWNRLYSADTWDVPSGTKIIVTSRSDKIIKFGTTRALSMNYLSHEAYWYFFKTLTFGSTDLKMHPRLACLAMEIARMVKGCFIGGNNYACLLRDNFDIEMWCKILAFVRGQINKNISNFGGHPFDLVNQKRPAYLGRMVTPFQYGVLHCVNECSKQEEVPKIKLQDVMYGSMKVHGKFEMLGWRSRIPPYHSFVNICEFQEVKTTSAKRKRSV